From the genome of Methylocystis bryophila, one region includes:
- a CDS encoding O-antigen ligase family protein, with protein sequence MAAPILRPETREESIIYYTILWTWGFWALGALYIVAPVVGWYLAFVALARYVGVSSHPCDRPPSVPLGVVVWWVSMAAMLFALVAAHINFELGFGSLLKSSIGWAKGWALMAVFPWIGAMLPIRAEIVYRATNKLALQTLALTPVFIGAALAHLPHPLYTSPLQIVGGPGPEFFRVELYSIDETNGNLRWSFFAPWSPAAAFIANISFVFALYDRSRFWKWVGVASCIVISVLSQSRLALVAIPGVVVLLTILCNLTRPLMLGAASLLSTLGFLLATPILSLVEDFSQKFTQARAASSRVRAILRSIALQRWESEAPIFGHGVVERGPHLVEHMPIGSHHSWYGLLFVKGIVGFMALAIPLAWTMLELLAKAQADRVARCALGVMIIITFYTFGENLEILSYLFWPGLIVIGVAMRRRFFNPLRRRFNPPPADQAEGREFVEDLEHVPEKCEAVFRS encoded by the coding sequence ATGGCTGCGCCAATCCTTCGTCCAGAAACTCGCGAAGAGAGCATAATCTACTATACGATCCTCTGGACATGGGGCTTCTGGGCGCTCGGCGCTCTCTACATCGTCGCGCCGGTCGTCGGCTGGTATCTCGCCTTTGTCGCTCTCGCCCGCTATGTCGGCGTCTCGTCGCATCCCTGCGATCGTCCGCCCAGCGTCCCTTTGGGAGTCGTCGTCTGGTGGGTGTCCATGGCGGCGATGCTCTTTGCGCTCGTCGCAGCGCATATCAACTTCGAGCTCGGCTTTGGCTCCTTGCTCAAATCCTCGATCGGCTGGGCGAAAGGCTGGGCGCTCATGGCGGTCTTTCCTTGGATCGGCGCGATGTTGCCGATCCGCGCGGAGATCGTCTACCGCGCCACCAACAAGCTCGCCTTGCAAACGCTGGCTCTCACGCCCGTCTTCATTGGAGCCGCTCTGGCGCACCTGCCTCATCCGCTCTACACTTCGCCGCTGCAGATCGTTGGCGGACCGGGGCCGGAATTTTTCCGGGTGGAGCTTTATTCGATCGACGAGACAAACGGCAATTTGCGCTGGAGCTTTTTCGCGCCATGGTCGCCGGCGGCGGCGTTCATTGCAAATATCTCCTTCGTCTTCGCCCTTTATGATCGCTCTCGCTTCTGGAAGTGGGTTGGCGTCGCGTCCTGCATCGTGATCTCCGTCTTGTCGCAGTCGCGTTTGGCGCTGGTCGCAATTCCGGGCGTCGTCGTGCTTCTCACGATACTCTGCAACCTCACGCGCCCCTTGATGTTGGGGGCCGCCTCGCTGCTCTCGACGCTCGGCTTCCTGCTTGCAACACCGATCCTGTCGCTCGTCGAGGACTTCTCTCAAAAGTTCACCCAGGCGCGCGCGGCGTCATCGAGGGTGCGCGCCATTTTGCGATCGATAGCGCTGCAACGTTGGGAGAGCGAGGCGCCGATCTTTGGACATGGCGTTGTCGAGAGAGGCCCGCATCTCGTCGAGCATATGCCCATCGGCTCGCATCATTCCTGGTACGGATTGCTCTTCGTGAAAGGGATCGTGGGCTTCATGGCCTTGGCGATTCCGCTTGCCTGGACCATGCTGGAGCTTCTCGCCAAAGCTCAGGCCGATCGAGTCGCGCGCTGCGCGCTCGGCGTCATGATCATCATCACCTTCTATACTTTCGGAGAGAACCTGGAGATTCTGTCCTATCTCTTCTGGCCGGGCCTCATCGTCATCGGCGTCGCCATGCGCCGGCGCTTCTTCAATCCTTTGCGCCGCCGATTCAATCCCCCGCCGGCGGATCAGGCCGAAGGACGAGAGTTCGTTGAGGACTTAGAGCATGTCCCGGAAAAGTGCGAAGCGGTTTTCCGGTCATGA
- a CDS encoding GumC family protein — MTGFVASPPTESSLLSRAIGRVKSSVSGLPERHRRNRYIRGGVISVVVVWTLCAAYLLFMPRSFVSKGALILPGAGANVSVSLDKIGQTSSVAASPFSSASLSPKVVYREILLSDPVLSAAAEAVGMKLKEFGEPNIKLIDEASVILLEVKGRTAEMAQKKAVALVDAFENKLDVLRRDEIERRDASVRDTMKSYQANLQAARQRISDLQQKTGLVSVEQFNEFATQLEAARKKLAETRAEADRLDATQKALTATLGMSPKLASTALSLSADSVFAKSLTDYADLTAQVEQFSGLYGARNPLLIQIRAKQSAAYQMVKSMARRAGVSPNDLSRLLAPLVQKRQEELLKELVSGAAAAQGKQREVIALQREVDALDQRIKNLTLNAARMEDLKKDHLVAEAVFSSALARVDTNKADLFASYPIAQVLAPPNLPKRPSQPRLLYAILGGLVGTLLAGAAWTLAWLRQSFVQKLAKRA; from the coding sequence ATGACTGGCTTCGTCGCTTCCCCTCCCACCGAGAGCTCCTTGCTGTCGCGGGCGATCGGGCGCGTCAAAAGTTCCGTCTCCGGCTTGCCCGAGCGCCATCGACGGAACCGCTATATTCGCGGCGGCGTCATATCTGTCGTTGTCGTCTGGACGCTTTGCGCGGCCTACCTGCTCTTCATGCCGAGGTCTTTTGTGAGCAAGGGGGCGCTCATTCTGCCTGGCGCCGGCGCCAATGTGTCCGTGTCGCTCGACAAGATCGGTCAAACCTCGTCCGTCGCCGCCTCGCCATTCTCCTCGGCAAGTCTGAGCCCGAAAGTGGTTTACCGGGAGATCCTTTTGAGCGACCCGGTCTTGAGCGCCGCGGCCGAGGCGGTTGGCATGAAGCTGAAGGAGTTCGGGGAGCCGAACATCAAGCTGATCGACGAAGCTTCGGTCATACTTCTCGAAGTCAAGGGACGGACAGCCGAAATGGCCCAAAAGAAGGCGGTGGCGCTGGTCGACGCGTTCGAGAACAAGCTGGATGTTCTTCGGCGCGACGAGATCGAGCGCCGCGACGCCAGCGTCCGCGATACGATGAAGAGTTATCAGGCGAATTTGCAGGCGGCGCGCCAACGCATTTCCGATCTTCAGCAAAAGACCGGCCTCGTTTCTGTGGAGCAGTTCAACGAGTTCGCCACCCAGCTCGAGGCAGCCCGTAAGAAGCTGGCCGAAACGCGCGCCGAAGCAGACCGTCTCGACGCGACGCAAAAAGCGCTCACCGCAACTCTGGGGATGAGTCCGAAGCTCGCCTCCACCGCGTTATCCCTCTCCGCGGATTCCGTTTTCGCTAAGTCCCTCACCGATTATGCGGACCTAACTGCGCAGGTCGAGCAATTCTCCGGATTGTATGGGGCAAGAAATCCATTGTTGATTCAAATTCGGGCGAAGCAATCGGCGGCCTATCAGATGGTCAAGTCCATGGCGCGACGGGCGGGAGTGAGCCCCAACGATCTCTCCCGGCTGCTGGCCCCGCTGGTGCAAAAAAGGCAAGAGGAGCTGCTGAAGGAGCTTGTCTCGGGAGCGGCGGCGGCCCAAGGCAAGCAACGCGAGGTCATCGCTCTGCAGCGCGAGGTTGACGCTCTCGACCAACGCATCAAGAACCTCACGCTCAACGCGGCTCGGATGGAGGATCTCAAGAAGGATCATCTCGTCGCAGAGGCCGTGTTTTCCTCGGCGCTGGCGCGCGTGGACACGAACAAAGCGGATTTGTTCGCATCCTATCCCATCGCTCAGGTGCTCGCTCCGCCCAATCTTCCCAAAAGGCCGTCTCAGCCGCGTCTGCTCTACGCCATCCTCGGCGGCTTGGTCGGAACGCTGCTGGCCGGCGCCGCATGGACCCTCGCATGGCTGCGCCAATCCTTCGTCCAGAAACTCGCGAAGAGAGCATAA
- a CDS encoding polysaccharide biosynthesis/export family protein yields MGDTTTVSRRRAPLWIVVLAMTTLAGCAVGENPENKPETLYSPQQVAYGREYEGQVGGTPSFDPTPGVCPSPDEMDYIAPRTPGRTSAPDPHLRYSLGDRFYILVPGLSDFSGEYAINADGRVVLPFAGEVRAVGLTNAELNQVIEQAFLDAKILKEAGAHVAVRPTGYAPINILVSGAVFAPGRVTINTTTDASKVGRATPQFGDAPQDRYVAAALKAAGGVRPDADVSSIYLIRGGRRYRLNWRGAFTGERVDDVALVEGDKLEVAESVCFQTGLIRPTQITPPGIRIFQSNLTVPATNNASSSIGQYSGSLPYGTRFLQALASANCIGGTLSTNAARQAVLISRNPKTRQTEVIQRSIEELVRSANRDAVNPHLMPDDAIACYDSSVTEFSEVLTVLGQASNVVNQNANSAWYFFHLRR; encoded by the coding sequence ATGGGAGACACAACGACAGTGAGCCGTCGCCGCGCCCCCCTGTGGATCGTCGTTCTGGCGATGACGACGCTGGCTGGCTGCGCAGTCGGAGAAAATCCCGAGAACAAGCCCGAGACCTTATACAGTCCGCAGCAGGTCGCCTACGGACGCGAGTACGAAGGTCAGGTCGGAGGCACGCCCTCTTTTGACCCGACGCCTGGCGTTTGTCCGTCTCCGGACGAGATGGATTACATCGCCCCTCGCACGCCGGGAAGGACATCCGCGCCCGATCCGCACCTGCGCTATTCTCTCGGCGATCGTTTCTACATACTGGTGCCGGGGCTATCCGATTTTTCGGGTGAATATGCCATCAACGCGGATGGGAGGGTCGTCCTACCTTTCGCGGGGGAGGTGAGGGCGGTCGGCCTAACCAACGCCGAGCTCAACCAAGTCATCGAGCAGGCTTTCCTCGACGCCAAGATCCTGAAGGAGGCCGGCGCGCATGTGGCGGTGCGGCCGACGGGATACGCGCCGATAAACATCCTCGTATCCGGGGCGGTTTTTGCTCCTGGCCGCGTGACGATCAACACCACGACTGACGCGAGCAAGGTAGGTCGCGCCACGCCGCAGTTCGGCGACGCGCCCCAGGACCGTTACGTCGCGGCGGCCCTCAAGGCGGCCGGCGGCGTGCGCCCGGACGCCGATGTGTCCAGCATCTACCTGATCCGGGGAGGCAGACGCTATCGATTGAACTGGCGCGGCGCCTTCACGGGAGAAAGGGTGGACGACGTTGCTCTTGTCGAGGGCGACAAGCTGGAGGTCGCCGAGAGCGTCTGCTTCCAGACCGGCCTCATTCGACCGACGCAAATCACGCCGCCCGGCATTCGCATCTTTCAGTCGAACCTGACTGTGCCGGCGACGAACAACGCCAGCTCCAGCATCGGCCAGTACTCTGGAAGCCTGCCGTACGGGACGCGCTTCCTGCAGGCGCTCGCCTCCGCCAATTGCATCGGCGGCACGCTCTCGACCAATGCGGCGCGGCAAGCGGTGCTTATCAGCCGCAATCCGAAGACCCGGCAAACGGAGGTGATCCAGCGTTCGATCGAGGAGCTCGTCCGAAGCGCGAACCGGGACGCTGTGAACCCTCATTTGATGCCGGACGACGCCATCGCCTGTTACGACAGCAGCGTAACGGAGTTCTCGGAAGTCCTCACGGTTTTGGGCCAGGCGTCCAACGTGGTGAACCAGAACGCTAACTCTGCCTGGTACTTCTTCCATTTGCGCAGGTAG